Within the Arthrobacter caoxuetaonis genome, the region AGCCAGAACTGCTTCGTCTTGATGGCGTTCGACGCCGACACGTTGGCCGTGGTGACCAGCGGCTTCTTTGCCACTGTGGCCGGGTCGAAACCCTTCGGCTTCCAGTCGTCCGCGGGGACCCTGATCGTCCATGCCCCGTAGAGCATATAGATCAGGTAGACAACGCCGAGCGTGAGGAAAAGCTTGCCGACGGCGTCGCCGCTGGCCACCCATCCGGGGGATCCGGAGTCCGGATCGTAGAAGGCCAGCAGAGCCGATGAGACGGGGCTGGCGATCAGCGCACCGCCGCCGAAGCCCATGATTGCCATGCCTGTGGCGAGGCCCGGCCGGTCAGGAAACCACTTGATCAGTGTGGAGACCGGCGAGATATAACCGATGCCCAGCCCGATGCCGCCGAGGAATCCGTAGCCCACGTAGACGAGCCAGAGCTGCTGGGTGAAGATACCCAGTGCCCCGACCATAAAGCCGCCGGACCAGAAGACTGCCGAGACGAACATGGCTTTGCGGGGACCGTTCCGGTCGACCCAGGTACCCATGATGGCTGCCGAGAGGCCCAGCATCACGATTGCGACGGAGAAGATCACGCCGATCTGCGTGAGGCTGGCATCGAAGTACTCCACCAATGCGGTCTTGTACACGCTGGTGGCGTAAGCCTGGCCGATGCAGAGATGAACGGCCAGCGCTGCCGGAGGGATCAACCATCGGTTGAACCCCGGCGGGGCGATGATGCGGTCACGGTCCAGCCAGCTCATATTGCACTCCCAGTTTCACCCAGCACGTCAATTGGCTGGCCGGTGCCGCCAGGGCGGCACCGGCCTGTGCGCCCCAGCATGGTGCATTCCGTTCCGCCGGAGTATCCGACACGCCGCCTGACGTCAGATCACACTCGTGCGGGAACTGCAACCTACCGGCCGGTAACTATTTTTCCGAAACCCTTGCGTTGTTACCGAAGAGTAAGTTAGATGTAACCGACATCACATTCCTACCCGTCGGTAACCCCTGCAGAAGACACCACATGACGCAGGACAGACCCGGACGGCGCACCAAGAAGGCGGGGGCCAGCACGGCACTGCCCGCAGTCCGAGCGGTCTCAAGACCGACGTTGAACCAGAAAAGGGATATTCAATGACGAGTTCCACGTCCGGCCGGTCCACTAACCGGCCGCACACCATTCTGACCGGCCTCTTGGCCCTGTTCCTGGTCTTGTTGCTGACCTTCTTTGTGCTCTTTACGAACCAGGTCTCCAACGGTGCTGCCCAGCTGTCCGAAGGAGCGGAGCGCGCCTCTGCCGGTGCCGGCGACCTGAAGGACGGCGCTGCTGCTGCGAAGGAGGGTGCCGACAAAGTTGCTGCCGGCAGCGCGAAGCTTGACGACGGCGCTGACACCCTGGCCAAGGGCATCGGCACCGCCAAGACCGGCGCCACGTCACTGAACGAGGGCGCGGCCACCCTGAACGACGGCGCCGCTGCCGCTTCTGAGGGTGCCAACAAGCTCGCCACCGGTGCTACGAATGCCTACACCGGTGCTTCCACCCTGGCCAATGGTGCTTACGCTGCTTCGGAGGGAGCGAACAAGCTCGCTACGGGTGCAACGACCGCCCGTGAAGGCTCCGAGCAGCTGGCTGCAGGAGCAAGCGAGCTGCACACGAAGATGGAACCGCTGGTCGGCGGGTCAAAGGAGCTGGCCGCCGGCGCTGATGCTGCAGTTGAAGGAATCGGGCAGCTGACCCCGGGCTCTCAGGAGCTCAGCAAGGGCGTCAGCGATGTCTACGCAGCGATCAATCTGCTGCCGGATCCGAAGGACGGCCTTACGGCTTACACGAAGATCTCTGCGGACCTCACGCCGTACTCCCGTTCTGGAAACTCAGCAGGCGCTGCCGAGCTTCGGCAAGCTGCATTGGACCTCAAGCCGTTGGAAGGCACATTTATTCCGCCCGGAAAGTTGGACAAGCTAGTAGATGCTGCAGACAAGCTCGAAGGCCTGGAACGTCTTGTCGCAGGCATCGACATCGGCCTCAAGGGCGATCCTCGACTGCCGAAACACGAGACCAAGTTCGGAACTGTCGTTCACCAGGGAGGTTTGGTTTACGGTGCTGATGCAGTATCCGGCGGCCTCGGCGAGCTGAACACCAAGGCCCCCGCCCTGGCGGCCGGTGCACACACAGCAGTCGCCGGCGTTGAACA harbors:
- a CDS encoding OFA family MFS transporter; amino-acid sequence: MSWLDRDRIIAPPGFNRWLIPPAALAVHLCIGQAYATSVYKTALVEYFDASLTQIGVIFSVAIVMLGLSAAIMGTWVDRNGPRKAMFVSAVFWSGGFMVGALGIFTQQLWLVYVGYGFLGGIGLGIGYISPVSTLIKWFPDRPGLATGMAIMGFGGGALIASPVSSALLAFYDPDSGSPGWVASGDAVGKLFLTLGVVYLIYMLYGAWTIRVPADDWKPKGFDPATVAKKPLVTTANVSASNAIKTKQFWLVWIVLFCNVTAGIGILEQAAPMIQDFFRQPDGASLVTAAVAGGFVGLLSIGNMGGRFVWSSTSDVIGRKRIYMVYLGVGAVCYVLLALFGSTSTILYVLLAFVILSFYGGGFATVPAYLRDLFGTFQVGAIHGRLLTAWSAAGIAGPLIVNSFLDAQGTPGELTAEAYQPALLTMVGLLIIGFIANLLVKPVADKYHESTGKARAAESDAPADEQQPEAAPQEGNR